From a single Kitasatospora azatica KCTC 9699 genomic region:
- the hpnE gene encoding hydroxysqualene dehydroxylase HpnE has product MTGRAETAGLPQPSAGGTPAAVVVGGGLAGITAALRLAEAGHRVTLLEARPRLGGLAFSFRRGELTVDNGQHVFLRCCTAYRGLIERLGAGSQMEIQPRLDVPVLSVRETARGARHRLGRLRRAALPVPLHLAASLATYPHLDSLDRLRVVRGALALQRLDLADPALDRLSFGEWLRAHGQSERTVAALWDLVGIATLNARADEVSLALAAMVFKTGLLTDPGASDIGIAAVPLGAVHHDTALAELAKAEVGVRLRTKAVELKSDASGQHTVRLENGELLTADTVVLAGAQETAAALLPPESIDEQQRLGELGYAPILNVHVVYDRKVLRRPFFAALDSPVQWVFDRTQHSGLARTRPGAQYLALSQSAVRDEIDLPVSELRARYLPELERLLPAARGAEVLDFFVTRERTATFDPAPGTAALRPGPATRVPGLLLAGSWTATGWPATMESAVRSGHAAADAALAAAGHRVPVDRGDGRWPR; this is encoded by the coding sequence ATGACCGGGCGAGCCGAGACGGCCGGCCTCCCCCAGCCGTCGGCCGGGGGGACCCCGGCGGCCGTGGTGGTCGGCGGCGGTCTGGCGGGGATCACCGCCGCGCTCCGGCTGGCCGAGGCCGGCCACCGGGTCACCCTGCTGGAAGCCCGCCCCCGGTTGGGCGGGCTGGCCTTCTCGTTCCGCCGGGGCGAGCTGACCGTGGACAACGGCCAGCACGTCTTCCTGCGCTGCTGCACCGCCTACCGCGGCCTGATCGAGCGACTCGGGGCCGGCAGCCAGATGGAGATCCAGCCGCGGCTGGACGTCCCGGTGCTCTCGGTACGGGAGACGGCGCGCGGCGCCCGGCACCGGCTCGGCCGGTTGCGCCGGGCGGCGCTGCCGGTCCCGCTGCACCTGGCCGCCAGCCTGGCGACCTACCCGCACCTGGACTCGCTGGACCGCCTGCGGGTGGTCCGCGGCGCCCTCGCCCTGCAGCGCCTGGACCTCGCCGACCCGGCGCTGGACCGGCTCTCCTTCGGTGAGTGGCTGCGCGCGCACGGCCAGAGCGAGCGCACCGTCGCCGCGCTGTGGGACCTGGTCGGCATCGCCACCCTGAACGCGCGGGCCGACGAGGTCTCGCTGGCGCTGGCCGCGATGGTCTTCAAGACCGGCCTGCTCACCGACCCGGGCGCCAGCGACATCGGCATCGCCGCGGTGCCGCTCGGCGCGGTCCACCACGACACCGCGCTGGCCGAGCTGGCCAAGGCCGAGGTCGGGGTCCGGCTGCGCACCAAGGCCGTGGAGCTGAAGTCCGACGCGTCCGGGCAGCACACGGTGCGCCTGGAGAACGGTGAACTGCTGACCGCCGACACCGTGGTGCTGGCCGGCGCCCAGGAGACGGCCGCCGCGCTGCTGCCGCCGGAGTCGATCGACGAGCAGCAGCGGCTGGGCGAGCTCGGCTACGCGCCGATCCTCAACGTGCACGTGGTCTACGACCGCAAGGTGCTGCGCCGGCCGTTCTTCGCCGCGCTGGACTCCCCGGTGCAGTGGGTCTTCGACCGTACCCAGCACTCGGGCCTGGCGCGGACCCGGCCCGGCGCGCAGTACCTGGCGCTCTCCCAGTCCGCGGTGCGGGACGAGATCGACCTGCCGGTCTCCGAGCTGCGCGCCCGCTACCTGCCGGAGCTGGAGCGCCTGCTGCCGGCCGCGCGGGGCGCCGAGGTGCTCGACTTCTTCGTCACCCGCGAGCGCACCGCCACCTTCGACCCGGCGCCGGGCACCGCCGCGCTGCGCCCCGGGCCCGCCACCAGGGTCCCGGGCCTGCTGCTGGCCGGCTCGTGGACCGCCACCGGCTGGCCCGCCACGATGGAGAGCGCCGTGCGCAGCGGCCATGCCGCCGCCGACGCCGCCCTGGCCGCCGCCGGTCACCGGGTCCCGGTCGACCGGGGCGACGGGCGGTGGCCGCGATGA